A segment of the Mangrovimonas sp. YM274 genome:
GGAACGGTCTACAGGCAGCATAAAGGCTATAGGCCCGCACATGCCTACGCAGTGCAAACTTCCCAATAATCCCAATATAAATGCTGTCCAAAGCATAGTTTAGTAAACAATTTGTTGTTTGTATAAATAGGCATTGTCCTCGTAAGACCAATCCACCCTAATATCCCAACGTCCTTCCAAAAGGTGGTCATTAGGTATTAAAAGACTGTGATTGGTTAACTTGATAGGAGCCTTGTAGTCCAAATGCTTGTTGGATGGGCGGTACAATTCAATATTGCCTGTAATTTTTTGAGCTTGTAAATTCTCAGGAAAGCTTATCAACATACCGCTATCTGTTTTTTGCCAACGTAGATTGCTCTCTAAACTTTTGGCATTATTTAGTTTATCAATATCATTTTGGAATTGCAATTCCTGCTGATAGTAATCCTCGGTTACCAAATGATGGTCGTTACGATCCTTACTCATCATAATTACAAAATAGAGGATAAAGCTCATAAAGGCTATAAAGGCAATCACAATTCCGGTTCCCCAATTAAATTTCATATCGCAAT
Coding sequences within it:
- a CDS encoding FixH family protein, with protein sequence MKFNWGTGIVIAFIAFMSFILYFVIMMSKDRNDHHLVTEDYYQQELQFQNDIDKLNNAKSLESNLRWQKTDSGMLISFPENLQAQKITGNIELYRPSNKHLDYKAPIKLTNHSLLIPNDHLLEGRWDIRVDWSYEDNAYLYKQQIVY